Proteins encoded in a region of the Brevundimonas vesicularis genome:
- a CDS encoding nucleotidyltransferase family protein, translating into MSDLEAELAAIVRADAGLMHVLTTVRALDLPDWRLVSGAVYQAVWNARTGRPAGYGVKDYDLAYFDGSDLSYEAEDVVIKRVAAAFDEPFRSQVEVRNQARVHLWFQNRFGEPYAPLHSTDEALGRFVAPTFAVGVRLEADDSLSVAAPFGLDDVFAMTIRPNPNRPVARGWAKAVDSARARWPELTVIEP; encoded by the coding sequence ATGAGCGACCTGGAGGCGGAACTGGCCGCCATCGTGCGCGCCGACGCTGGTTTGATGCACGTCCTGACGACCGTCCGGGCGCTGGACCTGCCCGACTGGCGGCTGGTGTCGGGAGCGGTCTATCAGGCCGTGTGGAACGCCCGGACAGGGCGGCCGGCGGGCTATGGGGTCAAGGACTACGACCTGGCCTATTTCGACGGTTCGGACCTGTCCTACGAGGCCGAGGACGTCGTCATCAAACGCGTCGCCGCCGCCTTCGACGAACCGTTCCGCAGCCAGGTCGAGGTCCGCAACCAGGCGCGGGTGCATCTGTGGTTCCAAAACCGGTTCGGCGAACCCTATGCGCCGTTGCATTCGACAGATGAGGCGCTGGGGCGGTTCGTGGCGCCGACCTTTGCGGTCGGGGTGCGGCTGGAGGCGGACGACAGCCTCAGCGTCGCCGCGCCGTTCGGGCTGGATGACGTGTTCGCGATGACGATCCGGCCCAACCCGAACCGGCCGGTGGCCAGGGGCTGGGCCAAGGCCGTCGACAGCGCGCGGGCGCGCTGGCCCGAACTGACGGTGATCGAACCCTAG
- the thiD gene encoding bifunctional hydroxymethylpyrimidine kinase/phosphomethylpyrimidine kinase codes for MSALHQGRVLILAGSDSGGGAGIQADIKAVTMMGGFAATAITAITVQNTLGVHGVHPLPLDLIAAQARAVLEDIGTDAVKTGMLGSVEVVETVAALLDEADAPAVVDPVMVAKGGHPLLPDTAVEAVKRLMIPRAALLTPNAPEAEALTGLAVHDLDGQRRAGEALLTLGARAVLMKGGHVSGPTVIDLLMTADGETVLEAERVDTRHTHGTGCTLASACAAGLAMGRPLEVAVAEAWAYVGEAIRRAPGLGGGHGPLDHGWPVRG; via the coding sequence ATGAGCGCGCTTCATCAAGGACGGGTCTTGATCCTGGCCGGGTCGGACAGCGGCGGGGGCGCGGGCATCCAGGCCGACATCAAGGCCGTGACCATGATGGGCGGGTTCGCCGCCACCGCGATCACGGCCATCACGGTGCAGAACACCCTGGGGGTCCACGGGGTCCATCCGCTGCCGCTGGATCTGATCGCAGCACAGGCGCGGGCGGTGCTGGAGGACATCGGGACCGATGCGGTCAAGACCGGCATGCTGGGCTCGGTCGAGGTGGTCGAAACGGTCGCCGCCCTGCTGGACGAGGCGGACGCCCCGGCGGTGGTCGATCCGGTCATGGTGGCCAAGGGCGGCCATCCGCTGTTGCCGGATACGGCGGTCGAGGCGGTGAAGCGGCTGATGATACCGCGCGCGGCCCTGCTGACGCCCAATGCGCCCGAGGCCGAGGCCCTGACGGGCCTTGCGGTCCACGACTTGGACGGCCAGAGGCGGGCGGGCGAGGCGCTGCTGACCCTGGGGGCGCGGGCGGTGCTGATGAAGGGCGGGCATGTGTCGGGGCCGACGGTGATCGACCTGCTGATGACCGCAGACGGCGAGACGGTGCTGGAGGCCGAGCGGGTCGACACCCGCCACACCCATGGCACCGGCTGCACCCTGGCCAGCGCCTGTGCCGCCGGGCTGGCGATGGGCCGGCCGCTGGAGGTCGCGGTGGCTGAGGCCTGGGCCTATGTCGGCGAGGCGATCCGCCGGGCGCCGGGCCTGGGCGGCGGGCACGGACCGCTGGATCACGGCTGGCCGGTGCGGGGATGA
- a CDS encoding DMT family transporter has protein sequence MSWVMSINPWATLVVAGLLEVLWASGLKNVGVSRPWTSLGVVIALAGSMILLWVATQKLPIGTAYAVWTGIGAVGAAVVGILVYGEPATAVRAVCILLIVAGIVGLKLFSGAAA, from the coding sequence ATGTCCTGGGTGATGTCGATCAATCCGTGGGCGACGCTGGTCGTCGCTGGTCTGCTGGAGGTCCTGTGGGCCTCGGGCCTCAAGAACGTCGGCGTCAGCCGGCCGTGGACATCCCTGGGGGTTGTGATCGCGCTGGCGGGCAGCATGATCCTGTTGTGGGTGGCGACGCAGAAGCTGCCGATCGGTACGGCCTACGCCGTCTGGACCGGCATCGGGGCGGTGGGCGCGGCGGTAGTCGGCATCCTGGTCTATGGCGAGCCGGCGACGGCGGTCAGGGCCGTGTGCATCCTGCTGATCGTGGCGGGCATCGTCGGGCTGAAACTGTTTTCGGGAGCGGCGGCATGA
- a CDS encoding DMT family protein, translating into MPLTAYIAPIVMLCLSNVFMTFAWYGHLKFDHKPLWLLVMASWGIAFFEYWLAVPANRIGIQVYSPAELKTMQEVITLLVFAGFSVLYLGEKLTVNHLVGFAFIALGAFFIFKGPLGG; encoded by the coding sequence ATGCCCCTGACCGCCTACATCGCCCCCATCGTCATGTTGTGCCTGTCGAACGTCTTCATGACCTTCGCCTGGTACGGCCATCTGAAGTTCGATCACAAGCCGCTGTGGCTGCTGGTCATGGCCAGCTGGGGCATCGCCTTCTTCGAATACTGGCTGGCGGTGCCGGCCAACCGGATCGGCATCCAGGTCTATTCGCCGGCCGAGCTGAAGACGATGCAGGAGGTGATCACCCTGTTGGTCTTCGCCGGCTTTTCGGTCCTGTATCTGGGCGAGAAGTTGACGGTGAACCATTTGGTCGGCTTCGCCTTCATCGCGCTTGGGGCCTTCTTCATCTTCAAGGGGCCGCTGGGCGGCTGA